A DNA window from Mya arenaria isolate MELC-2E11 chromosome 17, ASM2691426v1 contains the following coding sequences:
- the LOC128223693 gene encoding uncharacterized protein LOC128223693, whose translation MLLSICFTALVASASVTVIVGAPGEADFIQIPPDKCLISLDDFYDKVVGNYYTSPLVMTSGRIGQADAKHFAQRSNFLWSVLDDGRVVRTTGYWSSITNACFNLEEIWPNVNCNSAAFLPLGRAGDFDDPVQRPEFLISCDPENYLVRVLCGQPELISNGVCTVGAAFLLVRDHRIDEDGDGFLNEEPDYSGTDWCKIDSLITECLGSRLVHWQWNMLPKHDCARPR comes from the exons AT GTTACTCTCCATTTGCTTCACGGCGCTGGTGGCTTCTGCTTCTGTAACTGTAATTGTTGGCGCACCAGGAGAGGCAGACTTCATCCAGATTCCACCCGATAAGTGCCTTATTTCGCTTGATGATTTCTATGACAAG GTTGTCGGCAACTATTACACATCTCCGTTAGTCATGACGTCCGGTCGTATAGGGCAAGCGGACGCCAAACATTTCGCGCAGAGGTCAAACTTTCTCTGGAGTGTATTGGATGATGGCAGAGTGGTGAGGACAACCGGATACTG gtCAAGCATCACCAATGCATGTTTTAACCTCGAGGAAATATGGCCGAATGTGAACTGTAACAGCGCCGCTTTCCTACCGCTTGGAAGAG CTGGCGACTTTGATGACCCTGTTCAGCGCCCGGAATTCTTGATAAGTTGTGACCCTGAAAATTATCTAGTACGAGTCTTATGTGGCCAACCTGAACTCATTTCCAACGGCGTCTGCACCGTGGGTGCTGCTTTTCTCCTAGTCCGT GATCACCGCATAGACGAAGACGGTGACGGATTCCTTAATGAAGAACCAGACTATAGTGGAACAGACTGGTGCAAGATTGACAGTCTAATTACAGAATGCCTTGGCTCAAGACTGGTACATTGGCAGTGGAATATGTTGCCTAAACATG ATTGTGCAAGACCCAGATGA